One Lytechinus variegatus isolate NC3 chromosome 14, Lvar_3.0, whole genome shotgun sequence genomic region harbors:
- the LOC121427312 gene encoding uncharacterized protein LOC121427312, translating into MSSSEKIMDSEPAKLHAISSVIVSIIVTVGVIVATAILAGGDYGRGSNSCMITDGGASTKAMTSSKAKDVMIMKGDEEIGMQTTWYDYSSNTLQAETPSGTSGDFLNSTIVIDYNREMIFISIPDRHSCYASSLSGDMKEMSDRSIEFLGREQDHEQAIDITMHRDIDMNYRTVGLIPAGYVSKANGPIIRALCMGADSYWTKPRITSSEIRRRGIGISTRICVFFICFNLSF; encoded by the exons ATGTCATCATCTGAGAAGATTATGGATTCAGAG CCAGCTAAACTTCATGCGATCTCATCTGTCATTGTCTCTATCATTGTTACCGTCGGGGTGATCGTTGCTACAGCTATCCTAGCCGGGGGTGACTACGGAAGAGGCTCGAACTCGTGCATGATCACGGATGGAGGGGCAAGTACCAAAGCTATGACTTCTAGCAAG GCTAAAGATGTGATGATCATGAAGGGTGATGAAGAGATTGGTATGCAGACAACATGGTATGACTACAGCTCAAACACTTTACAGGCTGAGACACCATCGGGAACATCCGGGGATTTCCTCAATTCAACCATTGTCATTGATTACAACAGG gaaatgaTTTTTATCAGTATCCCTGATCGACACTCATGCTATGCATCTTCTCTGAGTGGGGATATGAAAGAAATGTCAGATCGATCAATTGAATTTTTGGGACGTGAACAGGATCATGAACAG GCAATCGACATAACAATGCACCGAGATATTGACATGAACTATAGAACGGTTGGCCTGATTCCTGCTGGATACGTAAGCAAAGCCAACGGACCAATCATACGCGCTCTTTGTATGGGGGCTGACTCCTATTGGACGAAACCGAGAATAACGTCAAGCGAGATTCGTCGTCGGGGAATCGGAATTTCTACCCGTATTTGTGTTTTCTTTATCTGCTTCAATTTGAGtttctaa
- the LOC121427742 gene encoding PR domain zinc finger protein 2-like: MLEDIGAGIKAPSGLEFRQSKMEPTLMGVWAKKSVRKGRTFGPFIGEKRDCSEVLDDTYSWEIRGPKGVRLYSIDASEPSKANWMRYVKSARSFEEQNMIATQYKRNIYYRTLRPIAAGEELMCWYKNLSPTARPLETAESLEMEESDGALNTSGESITSAKSDGNESKSDGDSYDMQMPILEKMETSDIVPSQLDTNMSTESENRAKVPSHLDVMGHDEMDDKVAEPPLISPIYPSNSQHSANFSSITAGVDIGGVGDSNIQIQEPDISSSDATSHYMASSEETMEGHVDSTSITDSKDNVKGVVAKKKSKADLKRQLKGQGGAPKKKTRVGQKIVGAPKSQRSVTMMEKDNKIPVDEDGNSVAVIGPDCVITFPDGSELFECQFCPKRCRFPNGLKLHLKLKHHVMKITVEGVNTTKWGKGLGPDDIKNRKKAKVKKEEDKVKKDKLIQETVDIVKTPPEEMKKPPVSLSAKKSPKNTKKGQFNCHLCSRTFMYATWREKHLLRHKVEGSKEMFLCPECPRRFVTDGDLTKHKLTHRSLPQDLTTESESDVPVQGPGQENAVELQINSPGDEIDNGVASETSEAPVVKSPVQDVHSSVTTSFESADGTDKGTSDDQDVARRRTITNRKGALKKVASCKICGIEFVSSSNLHRHLRKRHGLNLVKKQGPKSSGESDVKTEGIPDEEKESTASMKAEVMNKPLSQESLLNVPIVNPSQTKGHMKTMANMTRMIRRKHATAVLQSMMKEKKLGGEDSVGDQSKIRAKLHAALKHGKNAKRKQGFKRIEQVASLTGLTGEPCHTEIPNQICPWQSNVKPHPFIPKKPPTPQSDLLSPGPSSSNIEVLDLRVKKPRTDTSQKQNTTLYISADSSQPLDLSCHSRPVVQIPKYQVTRKQTPTSPVASASPAFTSHQEVKTITRFNITPRMKSTGWRSSTLTTSLESADLERPTKFSVLDAAITCNVCELPFDSMKLLTQHVVAHAEDYPYKCEFCVKLFETTDSLASHRYDLHRVGKMYCCSECQQEFAYLSNLKQHQVDIHSDHMCSYTERGPEEIRPQNFTDPTKAIQTPPILPEPRERISLIAHEMSKVSPSKFGRFTSTHIADTKNTPRKKSKKKKDVPCNPQRHHPFAHAREIGYLSTLPDGSVTSGKTVSHFEMTTNNRCTKCAKVFSSTADLHVHIMECAAANVPGKQKTPVKTPVKTPVKTPAKVADKKKLTQEENKQKNAKVRRIRIQAAKRSRSRAIQKTSESEESDAAQKRKRARPGLKMYNPLNHTRRRASANIVDVHACLGCGKQFHFINGLERHMKLCPNKDKLFNKNTNPYYAPRNMNHQCAYCARQFVYLRSLKKHISSCPSRPPDAPTSVPSLIVSLAAAATSGESVTVSTAFSPATTVTPSTSAFTPIPATNPSCAITAKTEIPQKGSSLEVTSDILKNNVSLEAATKTNDNLVKDEVQGVVSTVGGESSISGTPRKARRKRRRLDPYSKKKKRSSSPRSRQKMEIEVEDEDYDVEGDEYEDGGDEGEEKEMIQIDAESSLDKGTCVKVEDKAQQKIENGREEANGDLKTIEENDADWKKRINEDQQKMKENIKICETKEHIIENKEKISSLQHTGKILVDEKKDTDNCTELKEPEKAKDKQLDKEVSCVASDVTMKERMSCKNDAEMNCTSEGPSGNGQENKDYELLKENEVAKCSRKENEEQFETDNKCR; this comes from the exons ATGTTAGAGGATATAGGAGCAGGTATCAAAGCCCCTTCTGGGCTAGAGTTCAGGCAGTCTAAGATGGAACCAACTCTAATGG GAGTATGGGCAAAGAAATCTGTTAGGAAGGGACGAACCTTTGGGCCTTTCATTGGTGAGAAGAGAGATTGCAGTGAGGTCTTAGATGATACATACTCTTGGGAG ATCCGAGGGCCTAAAGGAGTACGGCTTTACAGCATTGATGCATCAGAACCTTCTAAAGCAAACTGGATGAGGTACGTGAAGAGTGCCAGAAGTTTTGAGGAACAGAACATGATTGCTACACAGTACAAGAGAAATATCTACTACAGGACACTAAGG CCTATAGCTGCTGGAGAAGAACTGATGTGTTGGTATAAGAACCTGTCACCCACGGCGCGTCCATTAGAGACAGCCGAGTCATTAGAGATGGAGGAGAGTGATGGCGCCCTCAACACTTCGGGAGAAAGCATCACAAGTGCCAAGTCTGATGGCAATGAATCTAAATCAG atggTGACAGCTATGATATGCAGATGCCAATCTTGGAGAAAATGGAGACATCAGATATTGTCCCATCCCAGCTGGACACCAACATGTCTACAGAGTCAGAGAACAGAGCCAAGGTACCAAGTCACCTTGATGTTATGGGTCATGATGAGATGGATGACAAGGTTGCAGAACCACCTCTCATCTCTCCCATCTATCCTTCCAACAGCCAACACTCAGCCAACTTCTCCTCCATAACAGCTGGGGTTGACATAGGTGGTGTTGGAGATAGCAACATTCAGATCCAGGAACCTGATATCTCATCCAGTGATGCCACCTCCCACTATATGGCAAGTTCTGAAGAAACTATGGAAGGACATGTGGACTCCACCTCAATCACTGATTCAAAAGACAATGTGAAAGGTGTTGTTGCTAAAAAGAAGAGCAAAGCGGATTTGAAACGTCAGCTTAAAGGTCAGGGTGGTGCTCCAAAGAAGAAAACTAGGGTTGGCCAAAAGATAGTGGGAGCACCAAAGTCTCAGAGGTCTGTGACGATGATGGAAAAGGATAACAAGATACCAGTAGATGAAGATGGGAATAGTGTCGCAGTGATTGGACCTGATTGTGTCATTACATTTCCTGATGGAAGTGAACTATTCGAATGCCAATTTTGTCCAAAGAGATGTCGTTTTCCCAACGGCCTCAAATTACATCTTAAGCTGAAGCACCATGTTATGAAAATCACAGTGGAAGGTGTTAATACAACAAAGTGGGGAAAAGGATTAGGACCTGATGATAtcaaaaacagaaagaaagcaaaagtaaagaaagaggaagataaAGTGAAAAAAGACAAACTAATTCAGGAAACTGTTGATATTGTAAAGACTCCTCCAGAGGAAATGAAAAAGCCTCCAGTCTCTTTGTCTGCTAAGAAAAGTCCAAAGAACACTAAAAAGGGACAGTTCAACTGTCACCTATGTAGCAGGACATTTATGTATGCAACATGGAGGGAGAAACACTTGCTGAGACACAAGGTTGAAGGGAGTAAGGAAATGTTCCTCTGCCCTGAATGTCCAAGGAGGTTTGTTACAGATGGAGACTTGACAAAGCATAAGCTCACCCACAGATCACTTCCTCAGGATCTAACTACAGAAAGTGAATCAGATGTTCCTGTTCAAGGGCCAGGCCAAGAAAATGCTGTGGAACTCCAGATAAATAGTCCAGGTGATGAAATAGATAATGGTGTTGCATCAGAAACATCTGAGGCTCCAGTAGTGAAGAGTCCAGTTCAAGATGTTCATTCATCTGTGACGACGTCTTTTGAAAGTGCTGATGGGACTGACAAAGGAACATCTGATGATCAGGATGTAGCAAGGAGACGAACCATTACCAACAGGAAAGGTGCTCTGAAGAAGGTTGCTTCATGCAAAATATGTGGAATTGAATTTGTGTCCTCATCAAATCTCCATCGGCATCTTAGGAAGAGGCATGGACTGAATCTTGTGAAGAAACAAGGACCAAAGTCATCTGGAGAGAGTGATGTCAAAACAGAAGGTATCCCTGATGAGGAGAAAGAATCAACAGCCAGTATGAAAGCAGAGGTGATGAATAAGCCTCTTTCTCAAGAAAGCTTGTTAAATGTTCCCATAGTGAATCCATCACAAACAAAGGGGCACATGAAGACAATGGCCAATATGACTAGGATGATCAGAAGGAAGCATGCTACTGCAGTTCTTCAGAGCATGATGAAAGAGAAGAAGCTTGGTGGAGAGGACTCAGTAGGTGACCAAAGCAAAATACGAGCCAAGCTGCATGCTGCATTGAAACATGGAAAGAATGCAAAACGCAAGCAAGGTTTTAAGAGGATTGAGCAAGTTGCTTCCCTCACCGGTCTTACTGGTGAGCCATGCCACACTGAAATACCAAACCAAATATGTCCTTGGCAGAGCAACGTAAAACCGCATCCCTTCATCCCTAAGAAACCACCTACCCCACAGAGTGACCTGTTAAGTCCAGGACCTTCGTCCAGCAATATTGAAGTCTTGGACCTAAGAGTGAAGAAGCCTAGGACAGATACCTCTCAGAAGCAGAATACAACTCTATATATCTCGGCAGATTCATCACAACCTTTGGATCTATCATGCCATTCTCGTCCAGTGGTGCAAATCCCCAAGTACCAGGTTACTCGAAAACAAACTCCTACATCTCCTGTTGCATCTGCCTCTCCTGCATTCACTAGTCATCAAGAGGTAAAGACAATAACAAGATTTAATATAACCCCTCGCATGAAGTCAACAGGTTGGAGATCTTCTACTTTGACCACTTCTTTGGAATCTGCAGATCTTGAGAGGCCAACCAAGTTTTCAGTCCTGGATGCAGCCATCACATGTAATGTTTGTGAGCTTCCTTTTGATTCAATGAAGCTCCTAACCCAACATGTGGTAGCCCATGCAGAGGACTATCCTTACAAGTGTGAGTTTTGTGTGAAGCTCTTTGAGACAACAGATAGTTTGGCATCTCACAGGTATGACTTACACAGAGTTGGCAAGATGTACTGTTGCTCCGAGTGTCAGCAAGAGTTTGCCTACCTTTCAAATCTCAAGCAGCACCAAGTAGATATTCATTCAGATCACATGTGTTCGTATACAGAGCGGGGGCCTGAGGAGATCAGACCACAAAATTTCACTGACCCCACAAAAGCCATACAGACACCACCGATCCTACCAGAGCCTAGAGAAAGGATATCCCTCATTGCTCATGAAATGAGCAAAGTGAGTCCTTCCAAGTTTGGTCGTTTCACCTCGACCCATATAGCAGACACCAAAAACACTCCTCGAAAGaaatctaagaaaaaaaaagatgttccGTGCAATCCTCAAAGACATCATCCATTCGCCCATGCACGAGAGATCGGATACCTTAGTACCCTACCAGATGGCAGTGTTACAAGTGGAAAGACTGTAAGCCACTTCGAAATGACTACAAATAATCGCTGCACCAAATGCGCCAAAGTATTTTCCAGTACTGCTGATCTGCATGTACACATCATGGAGTGTGCTGCTGCTAATGTGCCAGGGAAGCAAAAAACCCCTGTCAAGACTCCTGTCAAGACTCCTGTCAAGACTCCTGCAAAGGTTGCTGACAAAAAGAAGCTGACCCAGGAAGAGAATAAGCAAAAGAATGCCAAGGTCAGGAGGATCAGGATCCAAGCTGCTAAGAGGAGCAGAAGCAGAGCCATTCAAAAAACCAGTGAGAGTGAAGAGAGTGATGCAGCCCAGAAGCGGAAGAGAGCTCGTCCTGGACTCAAGATGTACAACCCTCTTAATCATACAAGGAGAAGGGCCAGTGCAAATATTGTGGATGTCCATGCTTGCCTTGGCTGTGGGAAACAGTTCCACTTCATCAATGGTCTGGAGAGGCATATGAAGCTATGTCCAAATAAGGATAAGCTCTTTAATAAGAACACAAATCCATACTATGCTCCTCGTAATATGAACCATCAATGTGCCTACTGTGCTCGCCAGTTTGTCTACCTCAGAAGCCTCAAGAAACATATCTCAAGCTGTCCTTCCAGGCCACCAGATGCTCCCACCTCTGTACCATCCCTGATTGTTTCCTTGGCTGCTGCGGCAACATCAGGAGAGTCCGTCACAGTTTCTACTGCATTCTCCCCAGCTACCACCGTTACTCCTTCAACTTCTGCCTTCACACCTATCCCTGCTACTAATCCTAGTTGTGCAATAACAGCCAAGACTGAAATCCCCCAAAAGGGTTCTTCACTAGAAGTTACCTCAGATATCCTTAAGAATAATGTTTCTCTCGAAGCAGCTactaaaacaaatgataatttaGTCAAGGATGAGGTGCAAGGTGTCGTCTCAACTGTAGGTGGGGAATCTTCCATTTCAGGAACtccaagaaaagcaaggagaaagaggaggaggttGGATCCATACAGCAAGAAGAAGAAACGATCCAGCTCACCAAGGTCAAGGCAAAAAATGGAGATTGAGGTAGAGGACGAGGATTATGATGTGGAAGGTGATGAATATGAAGATGGCGGTGATgaaggagaagagaaagagatgatACAGATAGATGCAGAAAGCAGTCTAGATAAAGGAACTTGTGTAAAGGTAGAAGATAAGGcgcaacaaaaaatagaaaatggtaGAGAAGAGGCAAATGGGGACTTAAAAACAATAGAGGAAAATGATGCTGATTGGAAGAAAAGAATTAACGAAGACcaacagaaaatgaaagaaaatattaaaatttgtgAGACAAAGGAACACATcatagaaaacaaagaaaagataAGTTCATTGCAGCATACTGGTAAAATCTTAGTGGACGAGAAGAAAGATACAGACAACTGTACAGAGCTTAAAGAACCTGAAAAAGCCAAAGACAAACAATTGGACAAGGAAGTGAGTTGTGTTGCTTCTGATGTCACAATGAAGGAACGGATGAGCTGTAAGAATGATGCAGAAATGAATTGTACAAGTGAAGGTCCATCAGGAAATGGACAAGAAAATAAAGACTATGAGCTTCTGAAAGAAAATGAGGTAGCAAAGTGTagcagaaaagaaaatgaagaacaaTTTGAAACAGATAATAAATGCAGATGA